The following coding sequences lie in one Cannabis sativa cultivar Pink pepper isolate KNU-18-1 chromosome 5, ASM2916894v1, whole genome shotgun sequence genomic window:
- the LOC115702955 gene encoding uncharacterized protein LOC115702955, which yields MLTNNSVLFYIDLKKSCNSILELPLCIEECYYTSFQNTVTNHELIQTHYQHSEKNQAAIHNMGIGSLVLQARTIIESEIFEDGTSSNHNSRRLADYTNEVADFIIEETTRNKRKREEDKTIIETHKLQTLVEGQS from the exons ATGTTGACTAACAACTCGGTGCTTTTTTACATAGACTTGAAGAAGAGTTGCAATTCTATACTTGAGTTACCATTGTGCATAGAAGAATGTTATTATACTTCATTCCAAAATACG GTTACTAATCATGAATTGATCCAAACACATTACCAACATTCAGAAAAAAATCAAGCTGCAATACACAACATGGGGATTGGTTCCTTGGTACTACAAGCaagaacaataattgaaagtgAGATATTTGAAGATGGTACCTCAAGTAACCATAATTCCAGAAGACTTGCTGATTATACTAATGAAGTTGCTGACTTCATCATTGAAGAAACTAcaagaaacaaaagaaaaagggaAGAAGATAAGACAATCATTGAAACTCACAAGTTGCAAACATTAGTAGAAGGACAATCATGA